The Methanosarcina barkeri str. Wiesmoor DNA segment CAAAGGTTTTTTCGTCCGGTGGCACAATTCCGGTTTTTGCTCCCATTTCGATTGCCATGTTGCAGAGTGTCATTCTGCCGGAAACCGATAATTCGGAGATAGCCTGTCCGTAAAACTCTACAGCCTTATAGGTGGCACCGTCAATTCCGGTCTTCCCAATAAGGTAAAGGGTCAGATCTTTTGCATAAACCCCTTTTCCAAGCCTTCCTTCTACCGTGAACCTGAAACTCTCAGGAACCTTAAACCAGAGCTTACCTGTGGCAAAAATTTCAGCCATGTCGGTAGCTCCTACACCTGTGGCAAAAGCTCCGAAAGCCCCATAGGTGCAGGAATGCGAATCAGCGCCCACAACCAGTTTTCCAGGCAGTGCGAATCCATTTTCGGGGAGTACTTGATGACAGATTCCTTCTCCAAGCTCGTAAAAATTCGGAATTCCTTGTTCTTTTACCCATTCCCGGATTTCCTTTTGCAAAGTAGCTGATATCTCATTATTTGCAGGCGCGATGTGGTCGAAAGGAATTACAATCCTTGAGGGGTCCCAGACCTTCTTCATTTCCATTTCCTTAAAAGCATTAACTGCAAGTACTGAGGTGCCGTCATGCGCCATTGCATAATCAACATCTGCAAGGACAAAATCGTTTGCCTTTGCCTCTGCTCCCGTTGCCCGGGAAAATATTTTTTCACTAATTGTTCCCAAAAGTAAGTCTCCTGTTTGATAATCAAGTGATAATGAAATATGAGGTATTCAGATTCCTGAACTCAATATAAAGAAATAACTGTACATATCTGACATATTAAGAATAGAATCCCAATATTACAAATATAAATTATACTAAATCTTTTCAGTCTATTGAAGCTGGTTTATATAGGTTTTCTACAAAGCAAAATAAACTACTCTCTATTTAATTAAATGTAGCGCTGATGCCGATGCGTGATTATTCTTTTCTACTACAGTGAATCTAATAATGAACTCTGTCCCATTTTCCATTTTCTCCGTTTTTATGGAACTTGATTTGGATTTCTCCGTTCAAAAACTTACCATCTTTATCAAAAAGATATTTGGAATTTGTATGCGTCCACAAAGGGGAGCCGTCTTTACATATAAATTCAATTTCAAGGTTCTCATTGATGTTTTTTCCTTTTTGCCTAAAACATGTTTGATGATAACCTTATTTTCATCACTGATAAAATCCCACATCGGCCTAACAATGAGTTCGTCTGAACTGAAACCAAACATATCTTTAATCTGCTTATTGACGAAAGTAATTTTTTCTTCAGCATCAATTGTTTCCGGGATGTTCCGAGAGATTATTTTCAACACTAAATCTTTGATAGAAGAAAGTAGTTCTACTCCGATTTTCGTGCCTCACTCATGAAGTAAGGGCTCACCCGCTTCATTTGAGTAAAGAACAGTACCATCCTTATCGACACTAAGCACAGGATTTGGATTATTTGCTAGAAGTTTTTCAATTTTTGATTTCATATTCCCTTTCAGGCTCCTGTTTATGATGGTTACATGCCTACTGTCGAGAATTCATTTACGTTAAAGTGTCTACTGCAACTATATAAATATATAATATTGTTTAAATATAATACATTCAACTTAACTTTGAATTGAGATTATATTTATTACAAGAACCTTTTAAATGTGATATTTACCTGCTTAGATAGATGCAATTAGCATATATGTACACAGTGTCAGTTTTTTGTAATACAAGGAATAAGTGTACTTCGTTAAGATCTGTTTTAGAAAGAGTTGTTAATTGATATATTAAAGTAAATGAAGTAGCAGTAAAAATAATATTTTCATTAAATTAAAGATTATTTTAGAATCTATATTCTTTAAAAGTGTTTGTAGGTAGTACAATTGCACCAAGTGAGCTTCGGACATTAAAAAGACTTGCTGCAATTGAGTGAATTTTAGGGCTTGATGATTACGGACTAGATGAAACAGTAGCTTCTGCATTTCCACAAAGGATCAAGAGTATTGAAGATAAATTGAATAATTCAAAAATTATTTTTAACATCCTGTAGAGCTTGAGATCCAGCCGACAACCAGGACTGAAAAACGGGCTGTCTTGTTCATAGGTCATGCAAAGGAAACAGAAAAAACTATCTAACAGCCTGTGAAATTCTCAATTTCTTAAAATGAAAATTACCGGAAAAACTGCAAAATTAAAGAGAATGTCCAGAATATAAGGAAAGTAAAACAGATGTACTGAAAAAAGATGCGGCAATGTATCCAAATGGGTTTCTGAGTAAAAAGAGAGCAGGAGCACCAGGATGTAAGGCTTGTTTTAGGATCGTAACCTATTGTAATCGGGTTACATATGATTGAGAGTATTATCTATAAATAAAATTTGTTGGAATTATATCAAAAATAAACTCAAGCTGAGATTTTTGTTAATTGTATGTAACTAAGTTACAATCGGGTATGACTTTTTAACCTGAAATATAATATCAAAAAATTTTTAAATATTCTTAATAGATACATAAATATGAACAATGATACTATATATTCCAGTTCTAGTGTAATTTCAACTGCTCATGTTGTAACAATATATGGAATACCTGTAATATATATTGAAATTATAATAATCTTATTATTGATCAGTATATTATATTTATTTTATAGAATTAAGAGAAAGTAATATTTTTATCAGCATATGGGTATAATATATTTACTAGCTAGAAATGCACTTTTACTAACTCTGTATCTAATCAATATATTTTTTAAAAATGAGTCCAGAACTATAATTGCTCTTCCAGTATAGTATTGGGTTGAGGACAGCTACTCATATCTTATTGATTCTCAGAATGATTTTTAATTTAGTTGGGGTAAAAATTTCAAATGAATATTCAGCTATCAAAAAATTCCCCCGTGAATTCAGAATTGAATTTTCATTCTTCAGGCGAAGTTTTAAAAATATTTACGACTCATATTTATTGCAGCTTGCATAGCTAATAAAGTTCTTTTCCTGGAATATTTCAGGATAAAGCTGCTTTCTAATTCAATTTTTCAGGAGAAGGGCGAGAAAATAAGTTTATTGATAGGGGATTTAATATGACGTCAAAATTGATGGACTATTTTAACAAGCAACCGAGAATTGGGGTTCTCAGCACAGCAAGTAAAGACGGAAAGGTAGATTCGGCTGTTTTCGGCTCACCTCAAATGATTGATGAAAAGACCGTTGTAGTTGCAACAGGTAAGAACCGCACGTTCTCAAACCTTCAGGAAAACCCTTATGCAATGTTCCTGATAATGGAACCTGGAGCAGATATTATGGCATGGAAAGGGATCAGGGTTTATCTGAAGTTGAAGGAATCTGCAACATCGGGGGAGATGCTTGATATGATCAAAAGCCAGATCGCAAAAATGGCTGGTGAGGAAGCGGCAAAGATGATATACGCAACTGCCACCTTCGAGATCATTGAGCTGAGACCTCTCGTTGATATGGGACAGGGCTGGGAGAAATCAATCTGAGTTTTTAAAGTTATGGAAACAAAATTAGGAAATCAAAGTCAAATAGGAAATCAAAGTCAAAGTTGTGGTGGCGCACCCGGCTGTAAGTAGGGTGCTGCGCCACTGCTCCGGTTACGATGGCTATTCAAAATCAAGAATTTTTATATCCGATATTTTTCTTTTTTCCAATCACTATCTTTTCCAAATATACAAGTTCAACTTCTCTGCCCAGCGGTTCCCGCCTGAACTCCTGATACCCCAGTTTATGATTAAGAACTGGCATCTATCACGTGCTTGAGAACAATTGAAAATATTCATGTCAGGTAGAAGGACTCGTTTTGTATTCAACGTCTTTCATTCTTTACTCCTGAGTAACATTTACTTTAACAACTGGAACCACAATCAGCATAAAAGAAATATATTTTATATTCTTTTCTTTTATATTTGTAAATTTGTTTCTATTGAATGCCTTTAGCTTATTTTTCATGGGTTTTAGTCATATTCTCATTCATAGATTATCGAAATTCTCCGTGGTATACAGGTTAGCAGATTAAAAAGTTTTAAGCATACTTAAGACGATTATTATTAAAGCCTGCTGATTAATTATAGTTCTTTTCATGACAGTATTTTGTGACCAAGCAGTTTCGCAAACTCAACTCTGAAAGGAAAGAGCGCTAAAACAGGCTATTAGAGGAGGTTTAGATATGACGTCAAAATTGATGGACTACTTTAACAAGCAACCGAGAATTGGGGTTCTCAGCACATCGAGTAAAGACGGAAAGGTAGATTCAGCTATTTTCGGCTCACCCAATATGATCGATGAAAAGACCGTTGTAGTTGCAACAGGTAAGAACCGCACGTTTTCAAACCTTCAGGAAAACCCTTACGCGATATACATGATAATGGAACAAGATACGGAATGGAAAGGAATCAGGGTTTATATGAAGATGAAGGAATCTGCAACGTCGGGGGAAATGCTTGATACGATTAAAAGCCATATCGCAAAGATGGCCGGGGAGGAGGTTGCGCAGATGATGTATGCAACGGTTATCTTCGAGATCATTGAGCTGAGACCTCTCGTTGATATGGGACAGGGCTGGGAGAAATCGATCTGAGTATTCAAAGTTGTGGAAATCAGAATAAAAAAATGAAAATCAAAGTTGTGGTGGCGCACCCGGCTGTAAGTAGGGTGCTGCGCCACTGCTCCGGTTACGATGGCTATTCAAAATCAAGAATTTTTATATCCGATATTTTTCTTTTTTCCAATCACTATCTTTTCGACATATACAAGTTCAACTTTGCTGCCCAGCGGTTTCCGCCTGAGCTCTTGATACCCCCGTTTATGATAAAGGTGAAAATTTCTGATGCTATTCGATCCGGTGAAGAGTTCAAATCGAGCTAGATCCCGATACATAAGCTCAACCTCTGTCATCAAACGAGTGCCTATCCCCAGATTCTGCCATTTAGGGTGCACAATCAGCTTGCCTATACATTACTCCATATTTTGTATGGGCAGTGTGATTGTCTCGAAGGCAATTTGGCAG contains these protein-coding regions:
- a CDS encoding GNAT family N-acetyltransferase, yielding MGKLIVHPKWQNLGIGTRLMTEVELMYRDLARFELFTGSNSIRNFHLYHKRGYQELRRKPLGSKVELVYVEKIVIGKKKNIGYKNS
- the hacA gene encoding homoaconitase large subunit codes for the protein MSEKIFSRATGAEAKANDFVLADVDYAMAHDGTSVLAVNAFKEMEMKKVWDPSRIVIPFDHIAPANNEISATLQKEIREWVKEQGIPNFYELGEGICHQVLPENGFALPGKLVVGADSHSCTYGAFGAFATGVGATDMAEIFATGKLWFKVPESFRFTVEGRLGKGVYAKDLTLYLIGKTGIDGATYKAVEFYGQAISELSVSGRMTLCNMAIEMGAKTGIVPPDEKTFAFLKNRAAAPYDPVYADQDAVYVKEPVYSAEDIEPQVACPHQVDNVKPVGEVEGTHIDQVFIGTCTNGRLEDLEVAAAILKGKKVAVRTIVIPASRTTLLAAIENGTMEILLKAGITLATPGCGPCLGAHQGVLGEGEVCLSTANRNFKGRMGKSGFIYLASPATAAASALAGEITDPRTV
- a CDS encoding pyridoxamine 5'-phosphate oxidase family protein — translated: MTSKLMDYFNKQPRIGVLSTSSKDGKVDSAIFGSPNMIDEKTVVVATGKNRTFSNLQENPYAIYMIMEQDTEWKGIRVYMKMKESATSGEMLDTIKSHIAKMAGEEVAQMMYATVIFEIIELRPLVDMGQGWEKSI
- a CDS encoding PAS domain-containing protein gives rise to the protein MKIISRNIPETIDAEEKITFVNKQIKDMFGFSSDELIVRPMWDFISDENKVIIKHVLGKKEKTSMRTLKLNLYVKTAPLCGRIQIPNIFLIKMVSF
- a CDS encoding pyridoxamine 5'-phosphate oxidase family protein, producing MTSKLMDYFNKQPRIGVLSTASKDGKVDSAVFGSPQMIDEKTVVVATGKNRTFSNLQENPYAMFLIMEPGADIMAWKGIRVYLKLKESATSGEMLDMIKSQIAKMAGEEAAKMIYATATFEIIELRPLVDMGQGWEKSI